The Naumovozyma castellii chromosome 5, complete genome genomic interval CAGGGTCTTGCACATTGGATTGCCCTCTCTGTTTTTGGAATACTCAGTAATGATGTCCAGGCAGCGAGATTCAGGGTCCACAAACAGGTTACGTTGGTTACCAGCATACTTCAGTATCAGCATATCAGGAAACCTGTAGGGCCCGGTGGCAGAAAAGTAGATCATCCACATGACACACACTCCCATATCAGCGACTAACCTGGCGACCTCCTGTGAATCGATGGTGACATTGGGCTTGAAATCAGGAACAACATTGGCCAGAGCCGTCTCGTTgatcaacagcaacagcgAATTCTTGGTTTTGATTCTATTCTCAGCAACATCGATGGCAGTGGGAGAGTTCAGCGTGGCATCGGCAACAGCCTGCACAGACAAGACCTTGTCGAAATACTGACGCAGGTCAGAGAGGTTGGACTCGAAACGTTCCTTGACGTTGGCGTAAAACTCCCTGATGTAGGATCGGGAGAACTTCTTGCCGGAGATAAGCAAGGCGTCTGGCTTGCACACCCTGACGTTGAACTTGGTGTAGTTCTGGTACGCCACGGTCAGCTTGTGGTACATGACGTTGGTCCAGGTCCATGGCTCACTCTTCTTAGTGAAGAAGATCTCATCGGCAGTAGAGTCACCGGGGATGGCCCCAGCATGGAGAAACCGGTAGAGAACAGAGTAGGTGGCCAGGGCCCGGATAGAGTCGACCAGCTGGCGAAAGGAGTTCAAGGTGTGGAGAGCTGGGTACGCCACGGAGGTGTCCTGCCAGTTGTAGCAGCAGATGCGCACCAAAAGGTACCACAGTTCGTTGTCAGAGCCCGGTAGCAGCTTGAAAGTGAACCACGAGGCGATGGCATCAATGGACTTGGGCGGACTCTGTTCATGTTCGCAGGTAAAGTCCTCGGCAAAGGAGAGTTGTGGAAACACCTCCGCCAGAAACAGAAAGGCAGACCCCATGGAGCTGTACTTCTGGATGGTGGGGATCTGCAGGTCCTTGGGGAAGGTCTCCCCGTAGCCTGGACGGTGGAACGAGGACAGGTACGGACGGCGGTGGTACCTGGACCTGACCTCGGAGTAGATGGTGGAGAAGTAGGAGTAGATGTCCTCTGCAAACTGGGCCTTGTACTGCTGGAAGCCGGCCAAGACGGACAGATCGTTCTCGGTGAACACGATCTCACCCACATTCATCTCCTGTTCGAAGAAGGACGAGTCCTTGGAGTGCACAATGTCCCTGTCGACTGTGACGTCGGCGAGCAGGTACTGCGTGGAGTGGGTCTCGTCCCTGAGATAGAGGTACTTGGTGGGCTTGTCCTTGTAGACCACGGGGATGACGGTGTACTCCTGGGAGCAGCGTCTGTGTCTGTCTGGGGTCTTGCTGTTGACGATGCGGAAGCCGTCTGGGGTGGTGTAGAAGAGCCTCTTGGAGGTGGTGCAGACGGAGAAGAGCTGGGAGCTGGGGACGGGGACAAGGTCGGAGCCGGGGAAGGCGGTGTGGTACTCGTCCAGGTCCACCAGGGCGTAGTTGGCCAGCTTGGTGCGCTCCTCCAGCAGGAACAGCTTGCTCTTGGGGTGGAACTTCTTGACAACCTTGCGGACAGAAGCACCctccttttcaatagttaACACGACAAATCCATCGACAACGCTGACGTTATCTGAAATGTAAAACatggtggtggtgggaTTTGCGAATGGTTGTTTGGTGGGATGGGAAGGGGGAGACGAGTGTGGTTTAAGGGAATGAAATTTGGCCCAGttatatattctgtttTTCTTCGTTTGTCCCAGAAAAGCGGACGCCATCGCCAGAGAAAAAACAACGCCAAACACGTCCACAGGGGAACGCGGCCACGGcccaaagaggaaagaacaCGAGCTGACGCGTTGGTGCAGTTACGACATGCATGAAAAAGGAAGGTAATATGCTTTTCGTGCTTGAATGTTCAAAACTGAGTGAGCCAGGCTCCTGTGCAAGGTGACAGCTGTGTAAGACTAGAAATACACTGTGACACCGACCGTGTCTCGACAACTAGCACTCCAACTGACCTTAAACTACAAACGTACACTCTTATACACGCTATCTAAACATATACACACTAACATCTTTACTTTGGCTGTCCCTGCGCTACTTACCCACTGGCTGTGGGTGCTGGGTTTCCGTCTACCTACCGTCGCCCAAGTCACCTCCGCCGCACAGGCCGACCTCCAGACTTGAAAATCCGAGTGGTGGATGTTTTTCCCACTCCCTCCGAGGCGCCCGACCACCTGCTGTTTCTCAGAAAAGTTCGCGGGGAGTGCCCATACGGCGGCCGAAGTCAGTCGAGTGTTTTTCACCTATCAGCGAGGCGCACCTCAGGGATATCGTTTTTCGGCCGGGCGTCCAATCCTTTTTTTGATTGAGCTATCATAATGGTGTTTGGACGTGCtggaaaatgaattctGACTGACATGGGATAAGCAGTGTGTTAGGATATTTATCTGCAAGAACTTTGGTATCGATTACATTTAGTAAAGTAACTTTATGCCTAGTGTATAGGTCCATCCACTTACCTGAAATGGAGAAGTTTTTAACATGCTTGATACCATCGACTTCTCGAACAAGGAACTTATCGATAACCCAATGTTGAGGGTCCACCTTAATGCAGCTCataatgatatttctttttgcCTTTGTTTGTTCGACTGAGTAAAATTAATGGTGGCTAAAGAAGTagttgttcttcttttagAATTCAGTgttgttttcttcaaaatcattttgCATGTGTTTGTTTTCTAGGACATCGTTCCGATACTTCCCAGGAGCGACGCGCcaagaaaaacaaaacaaaagaacaaaaggCATTGATTGACCTGACAATACGCGTAGAAAGTTGTATCTACCTAACCTACCGTCTCACGCTGGCATACAAGATCTGAGCTTCTGGAAAGGGATTTGGCGCGTTCCGCGCCAAACTCGCTCCGGGCTACGCCCGAAGCTTCGAGGTGAGCTCCTCCAGCAGGAACAGCTTGCTCTTGGCGTGGAACTTCTTGACGACCTTGCGGGCGGAGGCACCctccttttcaaaagt includes:
- the NCAS0E00120 gene encoding uncharacterized protein, with amino-acid sequence MASAFLGQTKKNRIYNWAKFHSLKPHSSPPSHPTKQPFANPTTTMFYISDNVSVVDGFVVLTIEKEGASVRKVVKKFHPKSKLFLLEERTKLANYALVDLDEYHTAFPGSDLVPVPSSQLFSVCTTSKRLFYTTPDGFRIVNSKTPDRHRRCSQEYTVIPVVYKDKPTKYLYLRDETHSTQYLLADVTVDRDIVHSKDSSFFEQEMNVGEIVFTENDLSVLAGFQQYKAQFAEDIYSYFSTIYSEVRSRYHRRPYLSSFHRPGYGETFPKDLQIPTIQKYSSMGSAFLFLAEVFPQLSFAEDFTCEHEQSPPKSIDAIASWFTFKLLPGSDNELWYLLVRICCYNWQDTSVAYPALHTLNSFRQLVDSIRALATYSVLYRFLHAGAIPGDSTADEIFFTKKSEPWTWTNVMYHKLTVAYQNYTKFNVRVCKPDALLISGKKFSRSYIREFYANVKERFESNLSDLRQYFDKVLSVQAVADATLNSPTAIDVAENRIKTKNSLLLLINETALANVVPDFKPNVTIDSQEVARLVADMGVCVMWMIYFSATGPYRFPDMLILKYAGNQRNLFVDPESRCLDIITEYSKNREGNPMCKTLDKVTSDHLFYYIIVARNMLKHAVGTEYADMKRDLFNETNGAAEESLLNGYLARSIGDGISADDMDPVRYSRNVVNSFVFVDCTSHSLMHYARFSAFLNLYPMSVNTIMIARAKKGLDARPKNDIPEVRLADR